ATATAAACCTTCCCCTCACCTATACAcaaatttaacaaacaaaattcattcaaaaggGAAGTGACAGAAGATATGAAATCATGAAACTTTGGTGTATAGTGTCAGTAAATACCAGTCATAGCTAAAGCATGGTTCCACCCTAGAGTGACTTTAGTAAATTTCGATGTAGAGTTTAAGCATTGTGGAAGGTGTGAATCTTCATAGCCCTTGAAGCCTCTTCCCCAGGTGTAAAGATGTCCATCAACTGATGCAAAAACAACCAACAGAGAGATAATGAATATTTTAGAAAAGaatataatgtaattttttgaatttcaccTCCAGGTGACTTAATTTatcttattaagaaaaatgtgaaTCACATATCATGCAAGGGAAGAAGTGATGGATTTACCAGATAATGCAGCACTATGGTCTCCATTTGCAGAAATTCCAACTATTTCCTCATCTTCAAATCCACTAATAACTTTAGGAAGAttaatagattttattttatctttggaGACACCCAACTGACCACGCTTACCAGAGCCAAATCCATAAACTTGATTTGAAAGACAGCCTGCATCGTCAAAATGACCTTTGGTAATTGGAGATAAACAACTAGTTTTAAATTACAATCCAAAATCGTGATCATGACCGTGACATCAAAGTTACTTATATCCTATGAGCATTTATACAGACATGGACATTTGATACAATACTGACATTTACACGTAGACACATGATAATTTAAGAAAGTGGAAGGAATCGAATGTAAGTATGTAACCACATGTGTCAGGATAATGATAGTGTCAGATACTGACACATGTTGCACACTAGACATGCCTCAATCTAAAGTGTCAGTGCTACATAGTCGATCTCTTAGAGAGCAGTTACAATTGTATCTGATGTATTTTATCATAAGCTTTTACAATATCAAAGACCGTTATACGACTGCGTGACCATAATTTTAAAACTTGCATTGAAATTCATAATAATGAAACAGAAACTTTAGCAAACTGAGCAATAACTTATACGAATCCAATACCTTTCAACAAAACAAGAGAATGGCGCATTCCACATGCTACCTGTGCAACATTTTGATCAACAAAAGATGACACTTTGATGGGTGAACTATGTGAAGCATAATCACCATGCCCAAGTTGGCCAAAGGAACCATCCCCACAAGTGAACAGGCACCCAGAATCTAGAAACCaaacaagaacaagaaagacaaaagtaatcaattttcaacaaaaaaactaaccCCAACTATTCATTTTAGAAGCATATATTGGAGACAAAGATGCATACCTGAAACAAAACCTGAGTGGCCCCAACCAGCAGAGACATGGGTTATGAAGTAGTTGTCCAATGATGTTATAGCCTTGGGATATAACAAGTTATTGACAACCTCTCCATGGCCTAGTTGACCAGAATTTCCCCTACCCCATGATAATACCTTCCcatctgcatttttttttatagttttgaaTACACAGTGAGAATCAAGAAGaagttaacaaaaaaagttaaaaaaaaaacgttttgaTATTCTGTAATGGGCAAATTCTGATTTTTGACTGccataaaagaattttttttttcttccaaataacTTAGCGGCGAAACTCACGCACACTAAATGTGAAGCAGAGTATTGCAGGTTTGAACCCGCACTCCAGCAAATCAATGTCCCTCACAACTTTTTCCATCTGAGCTGCAACCAGGCgacaaattattttcttttaattattccAAAATCACTAATTTTAGGTTATTTCTACAGTGGACCACCTTGGTAGGTGGGTCATTACGACTCGTACATCGAAATTGTTCAAAAGACCAACGATGACTAAAGTCGTCAGAAGTAGTTATTCATAGTCCTATTGGTCATCACAACTTAAACAATGAGTTGATTGGTGTCGATTTgacaaaaacaagagaaaacaaTTATAAGTCGAATTTTGGAAGTCAAcatatctattttatctttgtttttatcTCACCTGAATCGCCCCATCTTTCTATTTTATCTATTTTGAAGTCAACATATCTATTCTTATACCCATCAAGTGACTATCTTAAATGTTTTGATACAACAAATCTTAAACCTCTACTCTCAAAGGCCGACCATCATTGAagtttcaaacaattttcaaataatagtCCACGATGGATCACCTATCAAAATACTTCACAATTAAtccataaattatttataagatataTAGAACTTAATAATATTTGTGTTAATATGTATGACTTCTGTAAAAGATATTCAATTTATCTActgtacaatatttttttgaggggatcTACTGTATAATAAATGTTAAGGGAATAAAGcaatactatatttatatttcaaagaataaagccaacaaaaaaaaaaatcatgtaagtACAATtcaatacttattttttgacaattaagTACAACTCAAATGGTAGATGTGAGTTTCATATTCaataaatgacaatttttttacacatgTAATTTCATAGATTagagaaataaaatcaaaattctattatatattaattaaatagaatagtacaacataaaacaaaaaatttctataTTGGGAAATTGGTATGTACTAACTAACCAGAGGTTAAGGCAATGACATGAGCGCCGCCACAGGCAAGTGAAGAGACAGAGGGCAGAGACAGAGACAGTTGTTGAGGGATTTGTTCATCTTGAAGTCTTCCTGTTCCTAATTGACCATCTGTTCCAGCACCCCAACTCCATAATCTTTctattttctcttcaattttcaCTTGTTCACTTTCTTCCATCAATCTACTTTCACTTTCTGTTTTGTCTATGTTTCTTCTTGATATCCCACAAAACACGTACTCCGTACCTTTAAGTACTAGTT
Above is a genomic segment from Medicago truncatula cultivar Jemalong A17 chromosome 5, MtrunA17r5.0-ANR, whole genome shotgun sequence containing:
- the LOC11414967 gene encoding ultraviolet-B receptor UVR8; this translates as MEESEQVKIEEKIERLWSWGAGTDGQLGTGRLQDEQIPQQLSLSLPSVSSLACGGAHVIALTSDGKVLSWGRGNSGQLGHGEVVNNLLYPKAITSLDNYFITHVSAGWGHSGFVSDSGCLFTCGDGSFGQLGHGDYASHSSPIKVSSFVDQNVAQVACGMRHSLVLLKGCLSNQVYGFGSGKRGQLGVSKDKIKSINLPKVISGFEDEEIVGISANGDHSAALSVDGHLYTWGRGFKGYEDSHLPQCLNSTSKFTKVTLGWNHALAMTGEGKVYMLGGNHLGVLSDLHNARPAKSLFDSREANLEKAPGLDGTKITDIATGAEHSVLVTENGEIKTWGWGEHGQLGLGDDGDRISPVTVNLGYDLNEAASIRVYCGSGFTFALTKP